A stretch of the Dioscorea cayenensis subsp. rotundata cultivar TDr96_F1 chromosome 4, TDr96_F1_v2_PseudoChromosome.rev07_lg8_w22 25.fasta, whole genome shotgun sequence genome encodes the following:
- the LOC120257986 gene encoding cytochrome c oxidase assembly protein COX19-like: MSAGGAFGGNRGARPVPPEKGVFPLDHLHECDLEKKEYISCLKSSGHQSDRCRQFSKKYLECRMERNLMAKQDMSELGFREVKETHSSEERNRKDDNQTNPSSGNKTILP; the protein is encoded by the exons ATGAGTGCAG GTGGGGCATTTGGTGGCAACAGGGGAGCAAGACCTGTACCTCCAGAAAAAGGAGTATTCCCTTTGGATCATTTGCATGAATGCGACTTG GAGAAGAAAGAATATATTTCCTGCTTGAAATCTTCTGGCCATCAGTCAGACAGATGTAGGCAGTTTTCAAAGAAATATTTAGAATGCCGTATGGAAAG AAACTTGATGGCAAAGCAAGACATGTCGGAGCTTGGTTTTCGTGAAGTGAAGGAAACTCATTCTTCTGAAGAGAGAAACAGGAAAGATGACAACCAAACAAATCCTTCATCCGGGAACAAGACAATACTACCTTGA